Proteins co-encoded in one Vigna radiata var. radiata cultivar VC1973A unplaced genomic scaffold, Vradiata_ver6 scaffold_265, whole genome shotgun sequence genomic window:
- the LOC106755145 gene encoding uncharacterized protein LOC106755145 isoform X1, with protein sequence MPVSITLPSTQHRVFASLFAIARANKTTMASTSSSGGAFTTIQERVTFEKEIKKSKFIAIASPIADEKSAMSFLSQVRDPRATHNCWAYKVGDQYRSNDDGEPSGTAGKPIQTAIDSSGIDRVMVVVIRHFGGIKLGTGGLVRAYGGVASECLTNAPTCLVKTKVPMGVEVPFDLLGVLYHQVQSFHVEDIKQDYDTGKDGISMVTFKVDFDQVDKLEDALKAKCSRELKFYKR encoded by the exons ATGCCTGTGTCGATAACGCTACCTAGTACTCAGCACCGCGTCTTCGCTTCACTCTTTGCCATCGCCAGGGCCAACAAAACCACCATGGCCAGCACCAGCAGTTCTGGTGGGGCCTTCACCACAATCCAAGAGAGGGTCACTTTCGAGAAAGAGATCAAGAAAAGTAAGTTCATTGCCATTGCTAGCCCCATCGCCGATGAAAAATCCGCCATGTCTTTCCTTTCTCAG GTCCGGGATCCACGTGCCACCCACAATTGCTGGGCTTACAAG GTGGGAGATCAATACCGGTCCAATGATGACGGTGAGCCATCAGGAACAGCTGGGAAACCAATACAAACTGCTATTGATTCTTCGGGAATAGACAGAGTAATGGTGGTGGTGATCAG GCATTTTGGGGGTATCAAATTAGGAACTGGGGGATTGGTCAGAGCTTATGGAGGAGTTGCATCAGAATGCTTGACGAATGCCCCAACTTGCCTTGTGAAAACAAag GTGCCAATGGGTGTAGAGGTTCCCTTCGACCTACTTGGAGTTCTCTACCATCAG GTGCAATCTTTTCATGTGGAAGACATCAAGCAGGATTATGATACCGGTAAAGATGGCATATCTATGGTTACttttaaagttgattttgaCCAAGTTGACAAATTGGAGGATGCACTGAAAGCCAAGTGTAGCAGAGAATTGAAGTTTTATAAGCGGTGA
- the LOC106755145 gene encoding uncharacterized protein LOC106755145 isoform X2 encodes MPVSITLPSTQHRVFASLFAIARANKTTMASTSSSGGAFTTIQERVTFEKEIKKSKFIAIASPIADEKSAMSFLSQVGDQYRSNDDGEPSGTAGKPIQTAIDSSGIDRVMVVVIRHFGGIKLGTGGLVRAYGGVASECLTNAPTCLVKTKVPMGVEVPFDLLGVLYHQVQSFHVEDIKQDYDTGKDGISMVTFKVDFDQVDKLEDALKAKCSRELKFYKR; translated from the exons ATGCCTGTGTCGATAACGCTACCTAGTACTCAGCACCGCGTCTTCGCTTCACTCTTTGCCATCGCCAGGGCCAACAAAACCACCATGGCCAGCACCAGCAGTTCTGGTGGGGCCTTCACCACAATCCAAGAGAGGGTCACTTTCGAGAAAGAGATCAAGAAAAGTAAGTTCATTGCCATTGCTAGCCCCATCGCCGATGAAAAATCCGCCATGTCTTTCCTTTCTCAG GTGGGAGATCAATACCGGTCCAATGATGACGGTGAGCCATCAGGAACAGCTGGGAAACCAATACAAACTGCTATTGATTCTTCGGGAATAGACAGAGTAATGGTGGTGGTGATCAG GCATTTTGGGGGTATCAAATTAGGAACTGGGGGATTGGTCAGAGCTTATGGAGGAGTTGCATCAGAATGCTTGACGAATGCCCCAACTTGCCTTGTGAAAACAAag GTGCCAATGGGTGTAGAGGTTCCCTTCGACCTACTTGGAGTTCTCTACCATCAG GTGCAATCTTTTCATGTGGAAGACATCAAGCAGGATTATGATACCGGTAAAGATGGCATATCTATGGTTACttttaaagttgattttgaCCAAGTTGACAAATTGGAGGATGCACTGAAAGCCAAGTGTAGCAGAGAATTGAAGTTTTATAAGCGGTGA
- the LOC106755155 gene encoding uncharacterized protein At4g38065 produces MEEKTDTDKDGTSEGTADTLSMFRPALSLLKRRSFNACRGFTRKIVRSDPNTSLQIDQILAVADVLAAAERRHDPLDWYSILRLSPGDATADRDFVRQQFKILVRLLDPNKNKFPFADEALMRVREAWCVLSDPTLKASFDRKVQEEASSFWTMCPYCWYLHEYQRCYEDCSLRCANCQKTFHGTAVKPPPPESVVAGKEEYYCYHVSFPLRYPVGEENGMRKRFRVKTVAHRTRTRTKGVVHELADSDSDGEEKDKGK; encoded by the coding sequence ATGGAGGAGAAAACAGACACAGACAAGGACGGAACATCGGAGGGAACCGCCGACACCCTCTCCATGTTTCGCCCTGCGCTTTCCCTTCTCAAGCGCCGCAGCTTCAACGCCTGTCGTGGTTTCACTCGCAAGATCGTCCGATCCGACCCCAACACCTCCCTGCAAATCGACCAAATCCTTGCCGTTGCCGATGTTCTTGCTGCCGCAGAGCGCCGCCATGACCCGCTTGACTGGTACTCCATTTTGCGTCTCAGTCCTGGAGACGCTACTGCGGACCGTGATTTCGTACGGCAACAGTTCAAGATCTTAGTGCGTCTCCTGGATCCTAATAAGAACAAGTTTCCCTTTGCGGACGAGGCCCTCATGCGTGTCCGCGAAGCCTGGTGTGTTCTCTCTGACCCCACACTCAAGGCAAGTTTTGACAGAAAGGTTCAAGAGGAGGCTTCTTCTTTTTGGACAATGTGTCCCTACTGCTGGTATCTCCACGAATACCAGAGGTGTTACGAGGATTGTTCGCTGAGGTGCGCCAATTGCCAGAAGACGTTTCACGGCACCGCGGTGAAGCCCCCTCCACCGGAGTCGGTAGTGGCGGGGAAGGAGGAGTACTACTGTTACCACGTGAGCTTTCCGCTCAGGTATCCCGTTGGTGAGGAGAATGGAATGCGAAAGAGGTTTAGGGTTAAAACGGTGGCTCATAGGACTAGAACTAGAACGAAAGGGGTTGTTCATGAACTTGCTGACTCCGATTCAGACGGGGAAGAGAAAGATAAGGGAAAATAG